One Tetrapisispora phaffii CBS 4417 chromosome 2, complete genome genomic region harbors:
- the YET3 gene encoding Yet3p (similar to Saccharomyces cerevisiae YET3 (YDL072C); ancestral locus Anc_4.263) yields the protein MSLYNNLVFIILLSEIVAFTILSLPLPSKVRRPLTLTIIKPFQNQKVQTIIKCVIVFILILFVDSINKVYKVELELKAHSITGSVVQTSTSTDRVEIHSRKFLAQRNMYLTGITLFLSFAVVRAFNLVTELLKLKEKYQKSEDKASLEHLKGDEKEFLTKKGDEKDVEEIKLLIEKKNNEIKRLKEKALALQAEIK from the coding sequence ATGTCATTATACAATAACTTGGTgttcattatattattgagCGAAATAGTGGCTTTTACTATCCTATCGTTGCCATTGCCATCAAAGGTTCGTAGACCTTTGACGTTGACAATCATTAAACCGTTCCAAAATCAAAAGGTGCAGACTATAATCAAATGTGTTATTGTATTCattctaatattattcGTTGATTCGATAAATAAAGTCTACAAAGTTGAATTGGAATTGAAAGCTCATTCCATCACTGGTTCTGTCGTTCAAACCTCCACAAGTACAGATAGAGTAGAAATACATTCAAGAAAATTTTTGGCTCAAAGGAATATGTATTTAACGGGTATTACactatttttatcatttgcGGTCGTGAGAGCTTTCAATTTAGTTACTgagttattgaaattaaaagaaaaatatcaaaagtCTGAGGATAAAGCTTCATTGGAACATTTAAAGGGTgatgaaaaagaatttttaacTAAGAAAGGAGATGAAAAAGACgttgaagaaattaagCTATTgattgaaaagaaaaacaatgaaataaagagattgaaagaaaaagcTCTTGCTTTACAAGCagaaatcaaataa